A genomic region of Nitrosopumilaceae archaeon contains the following coding sequences:
- a CDS encoding sulfide-dependent adenosine diphosphate thiazole synthase gives MQQVTHSDEAPKIFADVKELEITRAIANEFHSVLIDRADSDVIIIGAGPAGLTASKELATMGFRVLVIEQNNYLGGGYWLGGYMMNPVTVRAPAQKIWDELGIPYKKVSEGLYLTPGPHAVSKLIAAACDAGVKFLNLTKFDDLVLKNGRVGGVVVNWMPVSALPRNITCVDPIALESKMVIDASGHDSVAVKRLVDRKLVEWKGMDPMWVDDGENRVVHKTGEVFPGLVVAGMSVTETYGIPRMGPTYGSMLLSGKKAAEVTAAKMKELRR, from the coding sequence ATGCAACAGGTTACTCATTCTGATGAAGCACCAAAAATTTTTGCCGATGTTAAAGAATTGGAAATTACTAGGGCAATCGCAAATGAATTTCATTCAGTATTAATTGACAGAGCAGATTCTGATGTAATAATAATCGGTGCAGGGCCTGCAGGTCTCACAGCAAGCAAAGAGCTTGCAACCATGGGATTCAGAGTATTGGTCATTGAACAAAACAACTACCTAGGAGGAGGATACTGGCTTGGTGGATATATGATGAACCCAGTTACGGTTAGAGCTCCTGCCCAAAAGATATGGGACGAACTTGGCATTCCTTACAAAAAGGTATCAGAAGGACTATATCTCACGCCTGGTCCTCATGCTGTTTCAAAACTTATTGCAGCTGCATGTGATGCAGGAGTCAAATTCTTAAATTTAACAAAATTCGATGATCTAGTTTTAAAGAATGGTAGAGTCGGAGGAGTAGTAGTTAATTGGATGCCTGTATCTGCACTTCCAAGAAATATTACATGTGTAGATCCAATTGCATTAGAATCAAAAATGGTAATCGATGCTTCTGGTCATGATTCTGTAGCTGTAAAAAGACTAGTTGATAGAAAGCTTGTGGAATGGAAAGGTATGGATCCTATGTGGGTTGATGACGGTGAAAATAGAGTAGTTCACAAGACAGGCGAGGTTTTTCCTGGTCTTGTTGTTGCAGGCATGTCAGTAACTGAAACTTATGGCATACCAAGAATGGGACCAACCTATGGCTCTATGTTACTTTCAGGCAAGAAAGCAGCTGAAGTAACAGCTGCAAAAATGAAAGAATTAAGAAGATAA
- the trxB gene encoding thioredoxin-disulfide reductase, translating into MQAEIKAESKKPETRRKYDVIIIGAGPAGYTASIYTSRAKRDTLIISGVLPGGQLMLTTEVENYPGFSDGIFGPELMIEMKKQAERMGTTIIDDEVVNVDFRHKPFKVLTYSEEYEADAVIICTGASPRKIGVKGEQEFSAKGVSYCATCDGPFFKNQDIVVVGGGDSAVEEATFLTKFGKLVHLVHRKDSLRASKIMQERAFNNQKIKFYWNKVIEEISGNDKVNQIIIKDVVTNEKQTLSVGALFVAIGHEPNTKLFKGQIELDEQGYIVLKDNTKTSVIGVFAAGDVHDHRYRQAVTAAGFGCMAAIDVDKYLSENKK; encoded by the coding sequence GTGCAAGCTGAAATCAAGGCAGAGTCCAAAAAACCTGAAACAAGGAGAAAATATGATGTGATCATAATTGGTGCAGGTCCAGCGGGATACACTGCTTCAATATACACATCACGTGCAAAACGTGATACGCTGATAATATCAGGAGTATTGCCAGGAGGTCAGTTAATGCTTACAACAGAAGTTGAGAATTATCCAGGATTTTCAGACGGAATATTTGGTCCAGAGCTTATGATAGAGATGAAAAAACAAGCTGAAAGAATGGGAACTACCATTATAGATGACGAAGTAGTCAATGTGGATTTTAGACACAAACCATTCAAGGTTCTCACTTATTCAGAAGAATATGAAGCAGATGCGGTAATAATCTGCACAGGTGCAAGTCCAAGAAAAATTGGTGTAAAAGGGGAGCAAGAATTTAGTGCAAAAGGCGTTTCATACTGTGCCACTTGTGATGGACCATTCTTTAAAAATCAAGACATTGTAGTTGTTGGCGGAGGAGATTCAGCGGTGGAAGAGGCTACATTTTTAACTAAATTTGGCAAATTGGTTCATCTAGTTCATAGAAAAGATAGTCTCAGAGCAAGCAAGATCATGCAGGAGAGGGCATTTAACAATCAGAAAATAAAGTTCTACTGGAACAAAGTCATAGAAGAGATTTCCGGGAATGATAAAGTAAATCAGATAATCATCAAGGATGTAGTGACTAATGAAAAACAGACATTAAGTGTTGGCGCACTCTTTGTTGCAATAGGGCATGAACCAAATACTAAGTTATTCAAAGGTCAAATTGAGCTTGATGAACAGGGATACATTGTTCTAAAGGATAATACCAAGACTAGTGTAATTGGAGTCTTTGCAGCTGGAGATGTGCATGATCACAGATATAGACAAGCAGTTACTGCAGCAGGATTTGGTTGCATGGCTGCAATTGATGTAGACAAGTATCTTTCTGAAAATAAAAAATAA
- a CDS encoding cysteine synthase family protein, with the protein MATKVVNDSETLQKIGNTPLIKLNSLSSGNVISYAKLESHNPFGSVKDRAAYWMIKDGEERGILKKNESIIIEPTSGNTGIALTGIANLLGYKVEIVIPEKASEETKKIIESLGAKLFQTSDDLCPKVGAGTDQSIALARAISSARPDIYYMPNQYENEANFMGHYKGTGPEIWKQTEREVTHFLTGVGTGGTITGISAYLKEQNPEIKTIAVQPQQNHLIQGLRNFVESDKPVLFKKRENLVDDWMTITNEEAFAAVVKLFEKEKLVVGPSSGAVYAAMEKLSLDKGCVVGIFADDGRKFKSLYIQQRVFTEEQFDKALKEAVHLSAASYM; encoded by the coding sequence TTGGCAACAAAAGTGGTAAATGATTCTGAAACCTTACAGAAAATTGGAAATACACCCCTTATAAAATTAAATTCTCTTTCTTCAGGCAATGTAATTTCTTATGCAAAATTAGAATCACATAATCCATTTGGTTCTGTAAAAGACAGGGCTGCCTATTGGATGATAAAAGATGGGGAGGAGCGTGGAATTTTAAAAAAGAATGAAAGTATCATTATAGAACCCACATCTGGCAATACTGGAATTGCACTAACTGGCATAGCTAATCTGTTAGGCTACAAAGTCGAGATAGTAATTCCTGAGAAAGCAAGTGAAGAAACAAAGAAAATAATTGAATCACTAGGTGCAAAGTTATTCCAAACAAGTGACGATTTATGTCCAAAGGTTGGTGCTGGCACAGATCAAAGCATAGCACTTGCAAGAGCGATATCCTCTGCAAGACCAGATATCTATTACATGCCTAATCAATATGAAAATGAAGCAAATTTCATGGGTCATTACAAAGGAACTGGACCTGAAATTTGGAAGCAGACAGAAAGAGAGGTAACTCACTTTTTGACAGGTGTCGGTACTGGAGGTACCATAACTGGAATTTCGGCTTATCTAAAAGAACAAAATCCAGAAATTAAGACAATTGCGGTTCAGCCTCAGCAAAATCACTTGATTCAAGGGCTACGTAACTTTGTAGAATCAGACAAACCGGTTTTATTCAAAAAACGTGAAAACCTAGTGGATGACTGGATGACAATAACTAATGAAGAAGCTTTTGCAGCAGTAGTAAAATTATTTGAAAAAGAAAAACTTGTAGTGGGCCCATCTTCAGGTGCGGTTTATGCTGCAATGGAAAAACTTTCATTAGATAAAGGATGTGTAGTTGGAATATTTGCAGATGATGGTCGCAAATTCAAAAGCTTGTATATTCAACAAAGAGTGTTTACAGAGGAACAATTTGACAAGGCACTAAAAGAAGCAGTGCATTTGTCTGCTGCATCTTACATGTAA
- a CDS encoding DUF6775 family putative metallopeptidase, producing MKLSKVFLYDEPSVPEIKIDELGEFIKEKFCVRVEIRDRFFEFFKDPTRKIAHDLSASRIFNPLIPFEKHVPTQEEITFEENSFMNFTNVSNIVMYDGFEFKQIIANAIPQSESQSDMFHLICTDKLTCTYDYDDYRYHGRAVICSNPAIISTTGMIEAPAKPREYYLKMFENISQGLNLDVLKDQFKGKYLEYHDVKLSEIIKGYAMQALFYYLTGHPFCESKDCKLYNAHWQEDLLHSQTISNKLCSKHQKILDGIINYLKQ from the coding sequence TTGAAACTCTCCAAAGTTTTCTTATACGATGAACCTTCGGTACCAGAAATTAAGATAGATGAGCTAGGAGAATTTATCAAAGAGAAATTTTGTGTTAGAGTAGAAATAAGAGATAGGTTTTTTGAGTTCTTCAAAGATCCAACTAGAAAAATTGCACATGATCTATCTGCATCAAGAATTTTTAATCCATTAATTCCTTTTGAGAAACATGTTCCAACACAGGAGGAAATTACCTTTGAAGAGAATTCATTTATGAATTTTACAAACGTAAGTAATATTGTAATGTATGACGGATTTGAATTCAAGCAAATCATAGCCAACGCAATACCTCAATCAGAATCACAGTCAGACATGTTTCATCTGATTTGTACAGACAAGCTTACCTGCACATATGACTATGACGATTACAGATACCATGGAAGAGCAGTAATTTGTTCAAATCCAGCAATCATATCCACTACAGGAATGATTGAAGCTCCTGCAAAACCTCGTGAATATTATCTAAAAATGTTTGAAAACATCTCACAGGGACTTAACTTGGATGTTTTGAAAGATCAATTCAAAGGAAAATATCTAGAGTATCACGATGTAAAATTAAGCGAGATAATCAAGGGATATGCAATGCAAGCATTATTTTATTATTTAACTGGTCATCCATTTTGTGAATCAAAAGACTGTAAACTGTACAATGCACATTGGCAAGAGGACCTGTTACATTCACAGACAATATCTAACAAGCTTTGCAGCAAACATCAAAAAATTCTAGACGGCATTATCAATTATTTAAAACAGTGA